The following proteins are encoded in a genomic region of Natrinema sp. DC36:
- a CDS encoding outer membrane lipoprotein carrier protein LolA, which yields MSVGDSDYRSALPVLALILILLMAGCAALPSSGPTPEDIEREIAAADPPDEVSATVDVRRTIDGETTHYTEDIWLRADGRSRVETNANGAETVVVDDGDDRWHYDPAADWATRLETDPNATSYLQGIYEQQERYLEAYEITGVEEATVDGRDTYRVTFDPPTNETIERSISVLIEDTEYVLPLATSEGEPAQRGADRVEVWYDRETLFPVKHAIEGDGVTLERTYRNLEIDGGIDDERFAFDPQSSTGNETSVETITFPSINSYETVDAAEDAVPFEVVEPSADAMPDGLELESIDAYEFHDENRTQVSLQYRTPDDETVSVTTSDGPRRFATGGDAVPVGTARGTIAGTDEGTELQWPCGGRYYSVFAESGFDEETAIAVGESLETGC from the coding sequence ATGTCCGTCGGCGATAGCGACTACCGATCCGCGCTCCCCGTGCTGGCGCTGATACTGATTCTCTTGATGGCTGGATGCGCCGCCCTTCCGAGTTCCGGCCCGACTCCGGAGGACATCGAGCGAGAGATCGCCGCGGCTGACCCGCCCGATGAGGTCTCTGCGACGGTCGATGTCCGCCGAACGATCGACGGCGAAACGACCCATTACACCGAGGACATCTGGCTCCGCGCCGACGGTCGGAGCCGCGTCGAAACGAACGCCAACGGTGCCGAGACCGTGGTCGTCGACGACGGCGACGATCGCTGGCACTACGACCCCGCCGCCGACTGGGCGACCCGCCTCGAGACCGACCCGAACGCGACGTCGTACCTTCAGGGGATATACGAACAACAAGAGCGGTACCTCGAGGCTTACGAGATCACGGGCGTCGAGGAGGCGACGGTCGACGGCCGGGACACCTACCGCGTCACGTTCGATCCGCCGACCAACGAGACGATCGAGCGCTCGATCAGCGTCCTGATCGAGGACACCGAGTACGTCCTGCCGCTGGCGACCAGCGAGGGAGAACCCGCTCAGCGCGGCGCTGATCGCGTCGAGGTCTGGTACGACCGGGAGACGCTGTTCCCGGTCAAACACGCGATCGAGGGCGACGGCGTGACGCTGGAGCGAACCTATCGGAACCTCGAGATCGACGGCGGGATCGACGACGAGCGCTTCGCGTTCGATCCGCAGTCGTCGACGGGGAACGAGACGAGCGTCGAGACGATCACGTTTCCGTCGATCAATTCCTACGAGACCGTCGACGCGGCCGAAGACGCCGTCCCGTTCGAGGTCGTCGAGCCGTCCGCGGACGCGATGCCCGACGGGCTCGAACTCGAGTCGATCGACGCCTACGAGTTCCACGACGAGAACCGGACGCAGGTGTCGCTCCAGTATCGGACGCCGGACGACGAGACGGTATCGGTCACCACGAGCGACGGCCCGCGGCGGTTTGCGACCGGCGGCGACGCGGTCCCAGTCGGTACCGCCAGGGGGACGATCGCAGGAACGGACGAGGGGACGGAACTACAGTGGCCGTGTGGTGGCCGCTACTACTCGGTGTTCGCAGAGAGCGGGTTCGACGAAGAAACGGCGATCGCGGTCGGCGAGTCGCTCGAAACCGGCTGTTAG
- the lrpA1 gene encoding HTH-type transcriptional regulator LrpA1, protein MSTQATEDRILEVLEEDAQASYAEIADRANVSKPTVRKYINQLEEDGVIIGYSADIDPKKLSSQTIALVGLDVASERYVEATQAIKDLEEVEALYSSSGDHMLMAEVRAEDGDSLGEIISEELLEIDGVTAAHPSFLQERLK, encoded by the coding sequence ATGAGTACTCAGGCGACGGAAGATCGTATTCTCGAGGTTCTCGAAGAGGACGCACAGGCGTCCTACGCCGAGATCGCCGACCGGGCGAACGTCTCGAAACCGACGGTGCGGAAGTATATCAACCAGCTCGAGGAGGACGGCGTCATCATCGGCTACTCGGCCGACATCGACCCGAAGAAACTCTCGAGCCAGACGATCGCCCTGGTCGGGCTCGACGTCGCGAGCGAACGCTACGTCGAGGCGACGCAGGCGATCAAGGACCTCGAGGAGGTCGAGGCGCTATACAGCTCCAGCGGAGATCACATGCTGATGGCGGAAGTGCGCGCCGAGGACGGCGACTCGCTGGGCGAGATCATCTCGGAGGAACTGCTCGAAATCGACGGCGTCACCGCGGCGCATCCCTCGTTCCTGCAGGAGCGATTGAAGTAG
- a CDS encoding SRPBCC family protein, whose protein sequence is MPTYERETTVNSPFDDVWAFHSQVSGLEAVTPDWLDLRVERVIGPDGEPDPNVLEPGSEVALSMRPFGVGPRQHWTSVITDRERDEGAAYFRDEMVHGPFDRWVHTHSFFADGDRTVVRDRVEYELPFGRLGDAIEPVSKPGFTAMFRARHRLAKARLE, encoded by the coding sequence ATGCCGACGTACGAACGCGAAACGACTGTCAATTCACCGTTCGACGACGTCTGGGCGTTTCATTCACAGGTGTCCGGCCTCGAGGCGGTGACGCCGGACTGGTTGGATCTGCGCGTCGAGCGCGTGATCGGCCCCGACGGCGAGCCAGATCCGAACGTGCTCGAGCCCGGCTCGGAAGTCGCGCTTTCGATGCGCCCGTTCGGGGTGGGGCCGCGCCAGCACTGGACCTCGGTGATCACGGACCGCGAGCGCGACGAGGGAGCGGCGTACTTCCGCGACGAGATGGTCCACGGCCCGTTCGATCGGTGGGTGCACACGCACAGCTTCTTCGCCGACGGGGATCGGACGGTCGTCCGGGATCGAGTCGAGTACGAGCTACCGTTCGGCCGCCTCGGCGACGCGATTGAACCTGTCTCGAAACCGGGCTTTACGGCCATGTTTCGGGCCCGCCACCGGCTGGCGAAAGCGCGACTCGAGTGA
- a CDS encoding nitrous oxide reductase accessory protein NosL translates to MSERDGLERRRLLGALGVGAAGGIAGCLDGGSADDGDDGPPPQVYEPSIEGVEEGPVELTESQRCDVCGMTVTDSFGTSQLVHENGLAAAFDSPGCLFAYTVSSTPDSPIAGAWTTDYETGDLIDATAAHFVLITDKEAADDPMGIDPRPYAEREDAVAFLEEWESEDLTPEEDIIVGLEDVDMEIAVIYRESRLPDE, encoded by the coding sequence ATGAGTGAACGCGACGGGCTCGAGCGACGGCGGCTGCTGGGCGCGCTCGGGGTCGGCGCGGCCGGGGGAATTGCCGGTTGTCTCGACGGCGGGTCCGCGGACGACGGAGACGACGGTCCACCGCCACAGGTGTACGAGCCCTCGATCGAGGGCGTCGAGGAGGGACCGGTCGAGTTGACTGAGTCACAACGGTGTGATGTCTGCGGGATGACGGTGACGGATTCCTTCGGCACGAGCCAGCTCGTTCACGAAAACGGGCTGGCAGCCGCCTTCGACTCGCCGGGCTGTCTGTTCGCGTACACGGTGTCGTCGACTCCCGACTCGCCGATCGCGGGTGCCTGGACGACCGATTACGAAACCGGGGATCTCATCGATGCGACCGCGGCGCATTTCGTCCTGATCACGGACAAAGAGGCGGCCGACGACCCGATGGGGATCGATCCGCGCCCGTACGCCGAGCGCGAGGACGCCGTCGCCTTCCTCGAGGAGTGGGAGTCGGAGGACCTGACGCCCGAGGAGGATATCATCGTCGGACTCGAGGATGTCGATATGGAAATCGCGGTGATCTACCGCGAGAGCCGGCTCCCCGACGAGTAA
- a CDS encoding DMT family transporter has protein sequence MNVDLEVTPALAVAFAVFAASTSAILVRWSAAPSSVAAFYRVLFTTVLVAPIALTRHRAAFARLSRRDLAGATVAGVALAIHFAAWFESLSHTSVAASVTIVQVQPVFVALGAGLFLGERISRATVVGIVVAIAGAGAMSLGGAGHAALSGATVYGNSLALLGAVTVACYTLAGRSIRQRVPVFPYVTVVYGACVFTLFLLVGVQGHSYVGYPPREWLLFLGLAVGPGVFGHTVSNWVLEHLESVVVSVAWLGEPVGATLLALVLLAEVPDAITVAGGLVVIAGVAVTTLERERRGEAVD, from the coding sequence GTGAACGTCGATCTCGAGGTCACGCCGGCGCTCGCGGTCGCGTTCGCGGTCTTCGCGGCGAGCACCAGCGCGATCCTCGTACGCTGGAGCGCGGCGCCGAGTTCGGTGGCGGCCTTCTACCGCGTGCTCTTCACGACGGTGCTCGTCGCCCCCATCGCCCTGACCCGGCATCGCGCAGCCTTCGCGCGCTTATCGCGACGTGACCTCGCTGGCGCCACCGTCGCCGGCGTCGCGCTGGCGATCCACTTCGCCGCCTGGTTCGAGAGTCTTTCCCACACCAGCGTCGCAGCGAGCGTCACGATCGTTCAGGTTCAGCCGGTCTTCGTGGCTCTCGGCGCGGGGCTCTTCCTGGGTGAACGGATCAGCCGCGCAACGGTGGTCGGCATCGTCGTCGCGATCGCGGGGGCCGGCGCGATGTCGCTGGGCGGTGCGGGCCACGCGGCCCTCTCCGGCGCGACGGTGTACGGCAATTCGCTCGCGCTGCTGGGCGCGGTGACCGTCGCCTGCTACACGCTCGCCGGCCGCTCGATCCGCCAGCGCGTCCCGGTGTTTCCCTACGTGACCGTCGTCTACGGCGCTTGCGTGTTCACCCTGTTCCTCCTCGTGGGTGTGCAAGGTCACTCCTACGTCGGCTACCCCCCTCGAGAGTGGCTCCTCTTCCTCGGGCTGGCCGTCGGTCCGGGCGTCTTCGGTCACACGGTGAGCAACTGGGTTCTCGAGCACCTCGAGTCGGTCGTCGTCAGCGTCGCCTGGCTCGGCGAGCCGGTGGGCGCAACCCTGCTCGCGCTCGTCTTGCTCGCGGAGGTTCCCGACGCGATCACGGTCGCCGGCGGTCTCGTCGTGATCGCAGGGGTCGCCGTGACGACGCTCGAGCGTGAGCGTCGCGGCGAGGCGGTGGACTGA
- a CDS encoding DUF4242 domain-containing protein: MSEQELAEFLILRSLDEPITEDELEAAGEQSGQALEELRDEGFEIRWVESEVMTNEDGHVTGAFCHYEGDDEETIREHADRAGLPATRIDRRGEPLEGE, translated from the coding sequence ATGTCCGAACAGGAGCTGGCCGAGTTCCTCATACTCCGATCGCTCGACGAACCGATTACCGAGGACGAACTCGAGGCCGCGGGTGAACAGTCCGGACAGGCGCTAGAAGAGCTACGAGACGAGGGATTCGAGATCCGATGGGTCGAGTCCGAGGTGATGACGAACGAAGACGGGCACGTAACGGGGGCGTTCTGTCACTACGAGGGGGACGACGAGGAGACGATCCGCGAACACGCCGATCGAGCCGGCCTCCCCGCGACGCGAATCGATCGGCGAGGGGAGCCACTCGAGGGCGAGTAG
- a CDS encoding plastocyanin/azurin family copper-binding protein, with the protein MTNEQRSRDDVSRRRLLQGTAALAGTAAAGSASAYRDEIDFLLPAVQNDGEGRTFQILGIVGGWVGVAPHEIDAKSNPPLRLIEGEQHEVIWTNGDGATHNFNITAGSALDDDAEILETTESLTEQGATTSLQFTASEEMEEYFCMPHPAQMRGPIEVIQPGDVHELVVHVENEAGEPLGAEVYLDGMHSFSNIAGRPDPTEQAEDEMAVARFDMLENGEYELEAWTYGHERVTDTVTIDGDDQEVTVTVPPIDPGEPSGTYSMRLEDGQWVGQEPDAIADETNPTLEFEAGETYAVEWENTIGRLEPEGENRHYEPLPGHNFVIASGGDTNEWNTYLRSDFTDEVGETQTVTFVAKEEMAVYLDQSQLDAIGEVSVAGAGDEMADAEDATTETDGNVTVTTGGNETTDADGNETTDVDGNETVETAENETAGSN; encoded by the coding sequence ATGACGAACGAACAACGTTCACGCGACGACGTCTCGCGCCGCAGGCTGTTGCAAGGGACGGCGGCGCTCGCCGGAACGGCCGCCGCCGGCAGCGCGAGCGCGTACCGGGACGAGATCGACTTCCTGCTTCCGGCGGTGCAAAACGACGGCGAGGGGCGGACGTTCCAGATACTCGGCATCGTCGGCGGCTGGGTGGGCGTCGCACCCCACGAGATCGATGCCAAGTCCAACCCGCCGCTGCGACTGATCGAGGGCGAACAACACGAGGTCATCTGGACGAACGGCGACGGCGCGACGCACAACTTCAACATCACCGCGGGCAGCGCGCTGGACGATGACGCCGAGATACTCGAGACCACCGAGTCGCTGACCGAACAGGGAGCGACGACGTCCCTGCAGTTCACGGCCAGCGAGGAGATGGAGGAGTACTTCTGTATGCCCCATCCGGCCCAGATGCGCGGTCCGATCGAGGTGATTCAGCCCGGCGACGTCCACGAACTGGTAGTCCACGTCGAGAACGAAGCGGGCGAACCCCTCGGGGCGGAGGTATATCTCGACGGGATGCACTCGTTCTCGAACATCGCCGGTCGGCCGGATCCGACGGAGCAGGCGGAAGACGAGATGGCGGTCGCCCGCTTCGACATGCTCGAGAACGGCGAGTACGAACTCGAGGCCTGGACGTACGGCCACGAGCGGGTTACGGATACGGTAACGATCGACGGCGACGATCAGGAAGTTACCGTCACGGTACCCCCCATTGACCCCGGTGAACCGAGCGGGACCTACTCGATGCGCCTCGAGGACGGCCAGTGGGTCGGTCAGGAGCCCGACGCGATCGCCGACGAGACGAACCCGACGCTCGAATTCGAGGCGGGAGAGACCTACGCCGTCGAGTGGGAGAACACGATCGGTCGCCTCGAGCCGGAGGGAGAGAACAGACACTACGAACCGCTCCCCGGACACAACTTCGTGATCGCCAGCGGCGGCGACACCAACGAGTGGAACACGTACCTCCGATCGGACTTCACCGACGAGGTGGGCGAGACGCAGACCGTCACATTCGTCGCGAAAGAGGAGATGGCCGTCTACCTCGACCAGTCGCAACTCGACGCGATCGGCGAGGTTTCGGTCGCCGGTGCGGGTGACGAGATGGCCGACGCCGAGGACGCGACGACCGAAACGGACGGTAACGTGACGGTTACTACGGGCGGCAACGAGACTACTGACGCGGATGGTAACGAGACCACTGACGTGGACGGTAACGAGACCGTTGAGACGGCCGAGAACGAAACGGCCGGGAGCAACTGA
- a CDS encoding PQQ-binding-like beta-propeller repeat protein, whose product MALRNDRAVQAARDIELREIEDGYTLVGGPEEAVTEQHDTDRIPEVDVDQEMLSNTGDDPESWLMYGGNYEQHRATPADTITPENVGDLELEYELPVGTGSSMEGTPIVVPGDPPVMYQTNGPNHMKAIDPREGEVLWSYTYAPPIGIELCCDDNNRGAAVLGDKVYMTTLDSGVIALDRYTGEEVWYTQTADHTEGYSATWAPVIQDGTIYTGSAGGEYGVQGFIASLDAESGEIGWQTTTLPEEEWIGASRDHGCGTSWMTPTIDEERGVLHSPVANPGPDFDGTVRPGPNFPTCGTLTLNLEDGSREWGFQSSPHDVWDYDAAAPRVLVRGVEVDGESMDMVVSSDKSGWVYMLDAESGKLHERSQEISQHINMWKMIPHISQDERTPFVPGAPGGNDWQPPSYNPATGYVYVVHQNFPQDLYWRYEEYDQGNPYWGGGLDDPASEFPDEWNGAITAFAAVDPATGERVWRDWIESEDRIYMWGGSMSTATGIVFNGTQNGNLVAYDGESGDRLWEHQFDVPISASPMSWYDPGTEKQYVAVQVGGSGWLRQGPRGDTLAVFSMGN is encoded by the coding sequence ATGGCACTACGCAACGACAGGGCCGTTCAGGCCGCGCGCGATATCGAACTGCGAGAAATCGAAGACGGCTATACCCTGGTCGGAGGCCCCGAGGAGGCGGTCACCGAACAGCACGACACCGACCGAATCCCCGAGGTGGATGTCGATCAGGAGATGCTGAGCAACACCGGGGACGATCCCGAGTCGTGGCTCATGTACGGCGGGAACTACGAACAGCACCGGGCCACACCCGCCGACACCATCACGCCCGAGAACGTCGGTGACCTCGAGCTCGAGTACGAGCTGCCGGTCGGGACCGGCTCGAGCATGGAGGGGACGCCAATCGTCGTCCCGGGAGACCCGCCGGTCATGTACCAGACGAACGGGCCCAACCACATGAAGGCGATCGATCCCCGCGAGGGGGAGGTCCTCTGGAGCTACACCTACGCGCCGCCGATCGGGATCGAGCTCTGCTGTGACGACAACAATCGCGGGGCCGCCGTCCTCGGCGACAAGGTGTACATGACGACGCTCGACTCGGGCGTCATCGCGCTGGATCGCTACACCGGCGAGGAGGTCTGGTACACGCAGACGGCGGATCACACGGAGGGCTACTCCGCGACGTGGGCCCCCGTAATCCAGGATGGAACGATCTACACGGGGAGCGCCGGCGGCGAGTACGGCGTTCAGGGATTCATCGCCAGTCTTGACGCCGAAAGCGGCGAGATAGGGTGGCAGACGACGACCCTCCCCGAAGAGGAGTGGATCGGTGCGAGCCGGGACCACGGCTGCGGGACGAGCTGGATGACGCCGACGATCGACGAGGAGCGCGGCGTCCTTCACTCGCCGGTGGCGAATCCCGGCCCCGACTTCGACGGGACCGTCCGACCGGGACCGAACTTCCCTACCTGTGGGACGCTCACGCTGAACCTCGAGGACGGCAGCAGGGAGTGGGGATTCCAGAGCAGTCCCCACGACGTCTGGGACTACGACGCGGCCGCGCCGCGGGTGCTGGTCCGCGGCGTGGAAGTCGACGGCGAGTCGATGGACATGGTCGTCAGCTCCGACAAGTCCGGGTGGGTCTACATGTTGGACGCCGAGTCCGGCAAACTCCACGAGCGCAGTCAGGAGATCAGCCAACACATCAATATGTGGAAGATGATACCTCACATCAGCCAGGACGAACGGACGCCGTTCGTTCCCGGCGCGCCGGGCGGCAACGACTGGCAGCCGCCGTCGTACAACCCGGCGACGGGGTACGTGTACGTCGTCCACCAGAACTTCCCGCAGGATCTCTACTGGCGCTACGAGGAGTACGATCAGGGCAACCCCTACTGGGGCGGCGGGCTGGACGACCCGGCCAGCGAGTTCCCCGACGAGTGGAACGGCGCGATCACCGCCTTCGCGGCGGTCGATCCGGCGACGGGCGAGCGCGTCTGGCGCGACTGGATCGAGAGCGAGGACCGAATCTACATGTGGGGCGGATCGATGTCGACCGCGACGGGGATCGTGTTCAACGGCACGCAGAACGGCAATCTCGTCGCCTACGACGGCGAGAGCGGCGATCGCCTCTGGGAGCACCAGTTCGACGTGCCGATCAGCGCTTCGCCGATGAGCTGGTACGACCCTGGGACGGAAAAGCAGTACGTCGCCGTCCAGGTCGGCGGCAGCGGCTGGCTCCGCCAGGGACCGCGCGGCGACACGCTCGCCGTGTTCTCGATGGGGAACTGA
- the fdhF gene encoding formate dehydrogenase subunit alpha gives MSSDQQEPIKTICPYCGVGCGIKVQPGEEPGDVQFMPWGDAPVNEGRICIKGGAATEVVDHEDRLTDPLIKEEGEFREASWDEAYEYIVSELERIREEYGPDAMGFFGSSKVMNEENYLLQKLARRYGTNNVDNCTRMCHASTVWALRTSLGAGAMTNSMQDLREEADVFWIQGANPGEQHPIANSQYFRQAVLEGATVIQIDPHANKTTRSFKIDDTDRHQHLQLNPGTDIPLLNIVLKTILEHHEANPDDGWIDEEFIAERTEGFDHLKETLEDFDKEAAAEECGVPLEAIELAAEKYATADNAAIFTGMGMSQHACGVDNVQNEINLALITGNLGRPGTGVNPLRGQNNVQGTCDVGAMPNVLPGYQLVDDDEARESVEEVWGFEIPDEPGLTNVEISYEAGDSIKGLYVMGENPVMSEPDANAVAERLADLEFTVVQDIFPTETAEYADVILPATTWAERGGTVTNTDRRVQRMRGVGKVHENTKHDREILSEIGTRLFDDGDEQFGFADPEEIFEELRQVCPSYHGMTYDLLGEEGLHWPCYEPGDEGDPFLYEHEFDTESGLGRIEGVAHQPPAETPDDEYPLILTTARLEEHYNTGTMSTRSPTLNKQTPENFVDVHPADAERYGIEDGEYVRLRSRRGEITLEAQVTEDTKEGVVWTTPHFAAASANKLTNHVLDERSKIPEYKAAAAEIDVDIEPLGETADPAADDD, from the coding sequence ATGTCCAGTGATCAACAGGAACCAATCAAAACGATCTGTCCGTACTGTGGCGTCGGGTGTGGAATCAAGGTACAGCCGGGCGAGGAGCCCGGCGACGTGCAGTTCATGCCGTGGGGTGACGCCCCGGTCAACGAGGGGCGCATCTGCATCAAAGGCGGCGCGGCGACTGAGGTCGTCGACCACGAGGACCGGCTCACCGACCCGCTGATCAAAGAAGAGGGGGAGTTCCGCGAGGCCTCCTGGGACGAGGCCTACGAGTACATCGTAAGCGAACTCGAGCGGATTCGCGAGGAGTACGGCCCGGACGCGATGGGCTTTTTCGGGTCCTCGAAGGTGATGAACGAGGAGAACTACCTCCTCCAGAAGTTGGCTCGGCGCTACGGCACCAATAACGTCGACAACTGCACGCGGATGTGCCACGCCTCGACGGTCTGGGCGCTCCGGACGAGTCTGGGCGCGGGAGCGATGACGAACAGTATGCAGGACCTCCGCGAGGAGGCAGACGTGTTCTGGATTCAGGGAGCGAATCCGGGCGAGCAGCACCCGATCGCGAACAGCCAGTACTTCCGGCAGGCCGTCCTCGAGGGGGCGACCGTCATTCAGATCGACCCCCACGCGAACAAGACGACGCGGTCGTTCAAGATCGACGACACCGACCGTCACCAGCATCTGCAGCTGAATCCGGGGACGGACATCCCGCTTCTCAATATCGTCCTCAAGACGATCCTCGAGCACCACGAAGCGAACCCCGACGACGGCTGGATCGACGAGGAATTCATCGCAGAGCGTACGGAAGGGTTCGACCACCTGAAAGAGACCCTCGAGGATTTCGATAAAGAAGCGGCCGCCGAGGAGTGTGGCGTGCCGCTGGAAGCGATCGAACTGGCCGCCGAAAAGTACGCGACGGCCGACAACGCGGCCATCTTCACCGGGATGGGGATGAGCCAGCACGCCTGCGGCGTCGACAACGTGCAAAACGAGATCAACCTGGCGCTGATCACGGGTAACCTCGGGCGACCCGGCACGGGCGTCAACCCGCTGCGCGGGCAGAACAACGTCCAGGGGACCTGCGACGTCGGCGCGATGCCGAACGTGCTGCCGGGCTACCAGCTGGTCGACGACGACGAGGCCCGCGAGTCCGTCGAGGAGGTCTGGGGCTTCGAGATTCCGGACGAGCCCGGCCTCACGAACGTCGAGATCTCCTACGAGGCCGGCGACTCGATCAAGGGCCTCTACGTCATGGGCGAGAACCCCGTGATGAGCGAACCCGACGCCAACGCCGTCGCCGAACGGCTCGCGGACCTCGAGTTCACCGTCGTCCAGGACATCTTCCCGACCGAAACCGCGGAGTACGCCGACGTGATCCTCCCGGCGACGACCTGGGCCGAACGCGGCGGCACCGTCACCAACACCGACCGGCGCGTCCAGCGGATGCGCGGCGTCGGGAAAGTCCACGAGAACACGAAGCACGACCGCGAGATCCTGAGTGAGATCGGGACGCGGCTGTTCGATGACGGCGACGAGCAGTTCGGCTTCGCGGACCCCGAAGAAATCTTCGAGGAACTCCGGCAGGTCTGCCCGAGCTACCACGGGATGACCTACGACCTGCTGGGCGAGGAGGGGCTCCATTGGCCCTGCTACGAACCCGGCGACGAGGGCGACCCGTTCCTCTACGAACACGAGTTCGACACCGAGAGCGGCCTCGGCCGGATCGAGGGCGTCGCCCACCAGCCGCCGGCCGAGACGCCCGACGACGAGTACCCGCTGATCCTCACGACCGCGCGCCTCGAGGAACACTACAACACCGGGACGATGAGCACGCGATCGCCGACGCTCAACAAGCAGACGCCGGAGAACTTCGTCGACGTGCATCCGGCCGACGCCGAGCGCTACGGCATCGAGGACGGCGAGTACGTCCGCCTGCGCTCGAGACGGGGCGAGATCACGCTCGAGGCGCAGGTCACCGAGGACACCAAGGAGGGGGTCGTCTGGACGACGCCGCACTTCGCGGCCGCTTCGGCGAACAAACTCACGAACCACGTGCTCGACGAGCGCTCGAAGATTCCCGAGTACAAGGCCGCCGCCGCCGAGATCGACGTTGACATCGAACCCCTCGGCGAGACCGCGGATCCGGCGGCCGACGACGACTGA
- a CDS encoding molybdenum cofactor guanylyltransferase: MPLENGRDERTAIILAGGHSTRFGEADKAVADLAGTPMIRCVVDRLDSAVDEIVVNCRDEQVPSIRSALEGGPDASFAVDRIPDRGPMAGIRTGLGEATAAYAVVVACDMPFVDPALVDHLFDRVAGHEAAVPRLEDQWFQTTQAVYRTTAMINACERALERDERRVVEPLLALDYVVVDEDEVREYAPLETFENVNTREEFEAALERLEGN; encoded by the coding sequence ATGCCCCTCGAGAATGGGCGAGACGAGCGCACGGCTATCATCCTCGCGGGCGGCCACTCGACCCGCTTCGGCGAGGCGGACAAGGCCGTCGCCGACCTCGCCGGGACGCCGATGATCCGCTGCGTCGTCGATCGTCTCGACTCCGCCGTCGACGAAATCGTCGTCAACTGCCGGGACGAGCAGGTGCCGTCGATCCGCTCGGCGCTCGAGGGCGGTCCGGACGCCTCGTTTGCCGTCGATCGGATCCCCGACCGCGGCCCGATGGCGGGGATCAGGACCGGACTCGGCGAGGCGACGGCGGCGTACGCCGTCGTCGTCGCCTGCGACATGCCCTTCGTCGATCCCGCTCTCGTCGACCACCTTTTCGACCGGGTGGCCGGCCACGAGGCCGCGGTGCCGCGGCTCGAGGACCAGTGGTTTCAGACGACGCAGGCAGTCTATCGGACCACGGCGATGATCAACGCCTGCGAGCGCGCCCTCGAGCGCGACGAGCGCAGAGTCGTCGAGCCCCTGCTGGCCCTCGACTACGTCGTCGTCGACGAGGACGAGGTTCGGGAGTACGCGCCGCTCGAGACGTTCGAGAACGTCAACACCCGCGAGGAGTTCGAGGCGGCGCTCGAGCGCCTTGAGGGGAACTGA
- the yqeC gene encoding selenium cofactor biosynthesis protein YqeC, with translation MDVLEALRAESGAVAVVGAGGKKTTLYTLAERAARERSLRAVVTATVRIPIFDRRVEAVAVTDDPVTALERADAWPVGVVPEQKGEDRYGGYDPEVVDDIAAAGVADLVLVKADGARTREFKAPNDREPQLPRHVDTVVPIASVQAVGKPLSADHVHRPERVAAITGLDRGDAIGPEDVARVLASDRGGRKGVPDGATVVPLLNKVDDPELRDTAEEIGWELLERAPAVSRVVLARMVADDPVVDILES, from the coding sequence ATGGACGTTCTCGAGGCGCTCCGAGCTGAGTCCGGCGCCGTCGCCGTCGTCGGTGCGGGAGGCAAGAAGACGACGCTCTATACGCTTGCCGAACGCGCCGCCCGCGAGCGGTCCCTGCGAGCGGTCGTGACGGCGACGGTTCGGATCCCGATTTTCGATCGACGCGTCGAGGCAGTCGCCGTGACCGACGATCCGGTTACGGCCCTCGAGCGAGCGGACGCGTGGCCCGTCGGCGTCGTCCCCGAACAGAAGGGCGAAGATCGGTACGGGGGGTACGATCCCGAAGTCGTGGACGACATCGCGGCGGCCGGCGTCGCCGATCTCGTTCTCGTCAAGGCCGACGGTGCGCGGACGCGGGAGTTCAAGGCGCCGAACGACCGCGAACCGCAGCTTCCCCGACACGTCGATACCGTCGTTCCGATCGCGAGCGTGCAGGCGGTCGGAAAGCCGCTCTCGGCCGACCACGTCCACCGGCCGGAGCGAGTGGCGGCGATCACCGGGCTCGATCGCGGCGACGCGATCGGGCCCGAAGACGTCGCTCGAGTGCTCGCGAGCGATCGCGGCGGGCGCAAGGGAGTCCCGGACGGGGCGACGGTCGTCCCGCTGCTCAACAAGGTCGATGACCCCGAGCTGCGTGACACTGCCGAGGAAATCGGATGGGAGTTGCTCGAGCGAGCGCCGGCCGTCTCCCGGGTGGTGCTCGCGCGGATGGTCGCCGACGACCCGGTGGTCGATATCCTCGAGTCGTAG